In the Malania oleifera isolate guangnan ecotype guangnan chromosome 1, ASM2987363v1, whole genome shotgun sequence genome, one interval contains:
- the LOC131145500 gene encoding 2S seed storage albumin protein-like, with amino-acid sequence MANLTIYRLLLLLLLSSFVLAIADASTYHTSVTIDDLRPNSLLFEISGKCREQIQQQDLSSCEQYFTQGGGRDHVRRAAHPLIRRIVLNTDPAEKCCRQLNEMDKRCHCEAMVEIVEQQLEKAAEAEGDDWMKIYQRAAELVDQCGTDPSCLEEEKVTMHMNRHRRNGGSCREQIERQDLSECERHLTEGIRGVDRLRQNTHLLKGCCKRLERLDERCQCKGIEEIVRRQRERWEGEEEELGELTRRARELPDACDLRASCQI; translated from the coding sequence ATGGCAAATCTAACCATCTACCGATTGCTGTTACTACTACTGCTCTCTTCCTTTGTTCTAGCCATAGCCGATGCCTCAACCTACCACACCAGCGTCACCATCGACGACCTTCGTCCCAACTCCCTCCTCTTCGAGATCAGCGGCAAGTGCAGGGAACAGATCCAACAACAAGACCTCAGCAGCTGCGAGCAGTACTTCACTCAAGGTGGAGGACGCGACCACGTGCGTCGCGCCGCCCATCCCCTCATCCGAAGGATCGTCCTCAACACCGATCCCGCAGAGAAATGCTGCCGCCAACTTAACGAGATGGACAAGAGGTGCCACTGTGAGGCCATGGTGGAGATTGTGGAGCAGCAGCTGGAAAAGGCGGCGGAGGCGGAGGGCGACGATTGGATGAAGATATACCAGCGGGCTGCAGAGCTGGTGGATCAGTGCGGTACCGATCCTAGCTGCCTGGAAGAAGAAAAAGTCACGATGCATATGAATAGGCACAGGAGGAACGGCGGAAGCTGCCGCGAGCAAATCGAGAGACAGGACCTCAGCGAGTGCGAAAGGCACCTCACGGAGGGTATCCGCGGGGTAGATCGGCTTCGGCAGAACACGCACCTCCTAAAGGGGTGCTGCAAGCGGCTGGAGAGGTTAGACGAGAGGTGCCAGTGCAAGGGAATAGAGGAGATAGTGCGTCGGCAGCGGGAGAGATGGGAAGGCGAGGAGGAAGAGTTGGGAGAGTTGACGCGAAGGGCGAGGGAGCTGCCAGACGCCTGCGATTTACGTGCCAGCTGCCAAATCTGA